In Ovis canadensis isolate MfBH-ARS-UI-01 breed Bighorn chromosome 3, ARS-UI_OviCan_v2, whole genome shotgun sequence, one DNA window encodes the following:
- the SMIM41 gene encoding small integral membrane protein 41, whose amino-acid sequence MNSSQAGATAQGAWQSSCCNQSGVPLEPPEGPRAVQAAVLGVLSLLVLCGVLFLAAGLLLRAQGLTALLARELRSSREGEPGGASVDDDDS is encoded by the coding sequence ATGAACAGCTCGCAGGCGGGCGCCACGGCCCAGGGCGCCTGGCAGAGCTCCTGCTGCAACCAGTCGGGGGTGCCGCTGGAGCCCCCCGAGGGGCCGCGCGCCGTGCAGGCTGCGGTGCTGGGCGTGCTGTCGCTGCTCGTGCTGTGCGGGGTCCTCTTCCTGGCCGCCGGCCTCCTGCTCCGCGCCCAGGGTTTAACGGCGCTGCTGGCCCGAGAGCTGCGATCGTCCCGGGAGGGCGAGCCCGGCGGCGCCAGCGTCGATGACGACGACTCCTAG
- the ATG101 gene encoding autophagy-related protein 101, with amino-acid sequence MNCRSEVLEVSVEGRQVEEAMLAVLHTVLLHRSTGKFHYKKEGTYSIGTVGTQDVDCDFIDFTYVRVSSEELDRALRKVVGEFRDALRNSGGDGLGQMSLEFYQKKKSRWPFSDECIPWEVWTVKVHVVALATEQERQICREKVGEKLCEKIINIVEVMNRHEYLPKMPTQSEVDNVFDTGLRDVQPYLYKISFQITDALGSSVTTTMRRLIKDTLAL; translated from the exons ATGAACTGCCGATCAGAGGTGCTGGAGGTGTCGGTCGAGGGGCGGCAGGTGGAGGAGGCCATGCTGGCCGTGCTGCACACGGTGCTCCTGCACCGCAGCACCGGCAAGTTCCACTACAAGAAGGAGGGCACCTACTCCATCGGCACCGTGGGCACCCAGGACGTGGACTGCGACTTCATCGACTTCACCTACGTGCGTGTCTCCTCGGAGGAGCTGGACCGCGCTCTGCGCAAGGTCGTCGGGGAATTCAGG GATGCTCTGCGCAACTCCGGGGGCGACGGGCTGGGGCAGATGTCCCTGGAGTTCTACCAGAAGAAGAAGTCTCGCTGGCCATTCTCCGACGAGTGCATCCCCTGGGAAGTGTGGACGGTCAAGGTGCACGTGGTGGCCCTGGCCACGGAGCAGGAACGGCAGATCTGCCGAGAGAAGGTGGGGGAGAAGCTCTGCGAGAAGATCATCAACATTGTGGAGGTGATGAACCGGCACGAGTACCTGCCCAAGATGCCCACGCAGTCAGAGGTGGACAACGTGTTTGACACGGGCTTGCGGGACGTGCAGCCCTACCTCTATAAGATTTCCTTCCAGATCACTGATGCCCTGGGCTCCTCCGTCACCACCACCATGCGCAGGCTCATCAAAGACACCCTGGCCCTCTAG
- the NR4A1 gene encoding nuclear receptor subfamily 4immunitygroup A member 1 isoform X3: MPCIQAQYGTPAPSPGPRDHLAGDLLTPELSKPTMDLASPEAAPALPTALPSFSTFMDGYTGEFDTFLYQLPGTAQPCSSASSSASSTSSSSATSPASASFKFEDFQVCGCYPGTLSGPLDETLSSSGSDYYGSPCSAPSPSSFQPPQLSPWDGSFGPFSPSQTYEGLRAWAEQLPKASGHPQPPAFFSFSPPPGPSPSLAPSPLKLFPSQAAHQLGEGESYSMPTAFPGLVPTSPHLDGSGRLDAPVTSAKARSGAPGGSEGRCAVCGDNASCQHYGVRTCEGCKGFFKRTVQKNAKYICLANKDCPVDKRRRNRCQFCRFQKCLAVGMVKEVVRTDSLKGRRGRLPSKPKQPPETSPAHLLTSLVRAHLDSGPSTSKLDYSKFQELALPHFGKEDAGDVQQFYDLLSGSLEVIRKWAEKIPGFAELSPGDQDLLLESAFLELFILRLAYRSKPAEGKLIFCSGLVLHRLQCARGFGDWIDSILAFSRSLHSLVVDIPAFACLSALVLITDRHGLQEPRRVEELQNRIASCLKEHVSAEAGEPQPASCLSRLLGKLPELRTLCTQGLQRIFYLKLEDLVPPPPIVDKIFMDTLPF, from the exons ATGCCCTGTATCCAAGCCCAGTATGGGACACCAGCACCGAGCCCAGGACCCCGTGACCACCTGGCAGGCGACCTCCTGACCCCCGAGCTCAGCAAGCCCACCATGGACCTGGCCAGCCCCGAGGCGGCCCCCGCTCTCCCTACCGCCTTGCCCAGCTTCAGCACCTTCATGGACGGCTACACAGGGGAGTTTGACACCTTCCTCTACCAACTGCCGGGCACGGCCCAGCCGTGCTCCTCGGcctcctcctcagcctcctccACATCCTCATCGTCAGCCACCTCCCCAGCCTCTGCTTCCTTCAAGTTCGAGGACTTCCAGGTGTGCGGCTGCTACCCTGGCACGCTGAGCGGCCCCCTGGACGAGACCCTGTCCTCCAGCGGCTCTGACTACTATGGCAGTCCCTGCTCTGCACCGTCACCATCCAGCTTCCAGCCGCCCCAGCTCTCTCCCTGGGATGGCTCCTTCGGCCCCTTCTCGCCAAGCCAGACTTATGAAGGCCTGCGGGCATGGGCAGAGCAGCTGCCCAAGGCTTCTGGGCACCCCCAGCCACCGGCCTTCTTTTCCTTCAGCCCTCCCCCCGGCCCCAGTCCCAGCCTGGCACCAAGCCCCCTGAAGCTGTTCCCCTCACAGGCCGCCCACcagctgggggagggagagagctaTTCCATGCCAACAGCGTTCCCAGGCCTGGTGCCCACTTCTCCCCACCTTGATGGCTCAGGGAGGCTGGACGCACCTGTGACCTCTGCCAAGGCCCGGAGTGGGGCTCCGGGTGGAAGCGAGGGCCGCTGTGCTGTGTGTGGGGACAATGCTTCCTGCCAGCATTATGGTGTCCGCACCTGTGAGGGCTGCAAAGGCTTCTTCAAG CGCACAGTGCAGAAAAATGCCAAGTACATCTGCCTGGCTAACAAGGACTGCCCTGTGGACAAGAGGCGGCGAAACCGCTGCCAGTTCTGCCGCTTCCAGAAGTGCCTGGCCGTGGGCATGGTGAAGGAAG TTGTCCGGACAGACAGCCTGAAAGGACGGCGGGGTCGGCTCCCTTCAAAGCCCAAGCAGCCCCCAGAAACCTCCCCAGCCCACCTACTCACCTCCCTGGTCCGGGCGCACCTGGACTCAGGGCCCAGCACTTCTAAACTGGACTACTCCAAG TTCCAGGAGCTGGCGCTGCCCCACTTCGGGAAAGAGGATGCCGGGGACGTGCAGCAGTTCTACGACCTGCTCTCGGGTTCCCTGGAGGTGATCCGCAAGTGGGCCGAGAAAATCCCTGGCTTTGCCGAACTGTCTCCCGGAGACCAGGACCTGCTGCTGGAGTCTGCCTTTTTGGAGCTCTTTATCCTCCGTCTGGCCTACCG GTCTAAACCAGCCGAGGGGAAGCTCATCTTCTGCTCAGGCCTGGTGCTGCACCGCCTGCAATGTGCCCGTGGCTTCGGGGACTGGATCGACAGCATCTTGGCCTTCTCTCGCTCCCTGCACAGCTTGGTGGTAGACATCCCTGCCTTCGCCTGCCTCTCCGCGCTTGTCCTCATCACAG ACCGGCACGGGCTGCAGGAGCCTCGCCGGGTAGAGGAGCTGCAGAACCGCATTGCCAGCTGCCTGAAGGAGCACGTCTCGGCCGAGGCGGGTGAGCCCCAGCCGGCCAGCTGCCTGTCACGCCTGCTGGGCAAGCTGCCCGAGCTGCGGACCCTGTGCACCCAGGGCTTGCAGCGCATCTTCTACCTCAAGCTGGAGGACTTGGTGCCCCCTCCACCCATCGTCGACAAGATCTTTATGGACACTCTGCCCTTCTGA
- the NR4A1 gene encoding nuclear receptor subfamily 4immunitygroup A member 1 isoform X1: MVHSGCPLGPALGYVLFEDASCQEMPCIQAQYGTPAPSPGPRDHLAGDLLTPELSKPTMDLASPEAAPALPTALPSFSTFMDGYTGEFDTFLYQLPGTAQPCSSASSSASSTSSSSATSPASASFKFEDFQVCGCYPGTLSGPLDETLSSSGSDYYGSPCSAPSPSSFQPPQLSPWDGSFGPFSPSQTYEGLRAWAEQLPKASGHPQPPAFFSFSPPPGPSPSLAPSPLKLFPSQAAHQLGEGESYSMPTAFPGLVPTSPHLDGSGRLDAPVTSAKARSGAPGGSEGRCAVCGDNASCQHYGVRTCEGCKGFFKRTVQKNAKYICLANKDCPVDKRRRNRCQFCRFQKCLAVGMVKEVVRTDSLKGRRGRLPSKPKQPPETSPAHLLTSLVRAHLDSGPSTSKLDYSKFQELALPHFGKEDAGDVQQFYDLLSGSLEVIRKWAEKIPGFAELSPGDQDLLLESAFLELFILRLAYRSKPAEGKLIFCSGLVLHRLQCARGFGDWIDSILAFSRSLHSLVVDIPAFACLSALVLITDRHGLQEPRRVEELQNRIASCLKEHVSAEAGEPQPASCLSRLLGKLPELRTLCTQGLQRIFYLKLEDLVPPPPIVDKIFMDTLPF; encoded by the exons ATGGTGCACTCTGGCTGCCCACTGGGGCCTGCCCTGGGCTACGTACTGTTTGAGGATGCCTCCTGCCAAG AGATGCCCTGTATCCAAGCCCAGTATGGGACACCAGCACCGAGCCCAGGACCCCGTGACCACCTGGCAGGCGACCTCCTGACCCCCGAGCTCAGCAAGCCCACCATGGACCTGGCCAGCCCCGAGGCGGCCCCCGCTCTCCCTACCGCCTTGCCCAGCTTCAGCACCTTCATGGACGGCTACACAGGGGAGTTTGACACCTTCCTCTACCAACTGCCGGGCACGGCCCAGCCGTGCTCCTCGGcctcctcctcagcctcctccACATCCTCATCGTCAGCCACCTCCCCAGCCTCTGCTTCCTTCAAGTTCGAGGACTTCCAGGTGTGCGGCTGCTACCCTGGCACGCTGAGCGGCCCCCTGGACGAGACCCTGTCCTCCAGCGGCTCTGACTACTATGGCAGTCCCTGCTCTGCACCGTCACCATCCAGCTTCCAGCCGCCCCAGCTCTCTCCCTGGGATGGCTCCTTCGGCCCCTTCTCGCCAAGCCAGACTTATGAAGGCCTGCGGGCATGGGCAGAGCAGCTGCCCAAGGCTTCTGGGCACCCCCAGCCACCGGCCTTCTTTTCCTTCAGCCCTCCCCCCGGCCCCAGTCCCAGCCTGGCACCAAGCCCCCTGAAGCTGTTCCCCTCACAGGCCGCCCACcagctgggggagggagagagctaTTCCATGCCAACAGCGTTCCCAGGCCTGGTGCCCACTTCTCCCCACCTTGATGGCTCAGGGAGGCTGGACGCACCTGTGACCTCTGCCAAGGCCCGGAGTGGGGCTCCGGGTGGAAGCGAGGGCCGCTGTGCTGTGTGTGGGGACAATGCTTCCTGCCAGCATTATGGTGTCCGCACCTGTGAGGGCTGCAAAGGCTTCTTCAAG CGCACAGTGCAGAAAAATGCCAAGTACATCTGCCTGGCTAACAAGGACTGCCCTGTGGACAAGAGGCGGCGAAACCGCTGCCAGTTCTGCCGCTTCCAGAAGTGCCTGGCCGTGGGCATGGTGAAGGAAG TTGTCCGGACAGACAGCCTGAAAGGACGGCGGGGTCGGCTCCCTTCAAAGCCCAAGCAGCCCCCAGAAACCTCCCCAGCCCACCTACTCACCTCCCTGGTCCGGGCGCACCTGGACTCAGGGCCCAGCACTTCTAAACTGGACTACTCCAAG TTCCAGGAGCTGGCGCTGCCCCACTTCGGGAAAGAGGATGCCGGGGACGTGCAGCAGTTCTACGACCTGCTCTCGGGTTCCCTGGAGGTGATCCGCAAGTGGGCCGAGAAAATCCCTGGCTTTGCCGAACTGTCTCCCGGAGACCAGGACCTGCTGCTGGAGTCTGCCTTTTTGGAGCTCTTTATCCTCCGTCTGGCCTACCG GTCTAAACCAGCCGAGGGGAAGCTCATCTTCTGCTCAGGCCTGGTGCTGCACCGCCTGCAATGTGCCCGTGGCTTCGGGGACTGGATCGACAGCATCTTGGCCTTCTCTCGCTCCCTGCACAGCTTGGTGGTAGACATCCCTGCCTTCGCCTGCCTCTCCGCGCTTGTCCTCATCACAG ACCGGCACGGGCTGCAGGAGCCTCGCCGGGTAGAGGAGCTGCAGAACCGCATTGCCAGCTGCCTGAAGGAGCACGTCTCGGCCGAGGCGGGTGAGCCCCAGCCGGCCAGCTGCCTGTCACGCCTGCTGGGCAAGCTGCCCGAGCTGCGGACCCTGTGCACCCAGGGCTTGCAGCGCATCTTCTACCTCAAGCTGGAGGACTTGGTGCCCCCTCCACCCATCGTCGACAAGATCTTTATGGACACTCTGCCCTTCTGA
- the NR4A1 gene encoding nuclear receptor subfamily 4immunitygroup A member 1 isoform X2, producing MKKRKAREEMPCIQAQYGTPAPSPGPRDHLAGDLLTPELSKPTMDLASPEAAPALPTALPSFSTFMDGYTGEFDTFLYQLPGTAQPCSSASSSASSTSSSSATSPASASFKFEDFQVCGCYPGTLSGPLDETLSSSGSDYYGSPCSAPSPSSFQPPQLSPWDGSFGPFSPSQTYEGLRAWAEQLPKASGHPQPPAFFSFSPPPGPSPSLAPSPLKLFPSQAAHQLGEGESYSMPTAFPGLVPTSPHLDGSGRLDAPVTSAKARSGAPGGSEGRCAVCGDNASCQHYGVRTCEGCKGFFKRTVQKNAKYICLANKDCPVDKRRRNRCQFCRFQKCLAVGMVKEVVRTDSLKGRRGRLPSKPKQPPETSPAHLLTSLVRAHLDSGPSTSKLDYSKFQELALPHFGKEDAGDVQQFYDLLSGSLEVIRKWAEKIPGFAELSPGDQDLLLESAFLELFILRLAYRSKPAEGKLIFCSGLVLHRLQCARGFGDWIDSILAFSRSLHSLVVDIPAFACLSALVLITDRHGLQEPRRVEELQNRIASCLKEHVSAEAGEPQPASCLSRLLGKLPELRTLCTQGLQRIFYLKLEDLVPPPPIVDKIFMDTLPF from the exons AGATGCCCTGTATCCAAGCCCAGTATGGGACACCAGCACCGAGCCCAGGACCCCGTGACCACCTGGCAGGCGACCTCCTGACCCCCGAGCTCAGCAAGCCCACCATGGACCTGGCCAGCCCCGAGGCGGCCCCCGCTCTCCCTACCGCCTTGCCCAGCTTCAGCACCTTCATGGACGGCTACACAGGGGAGTTTGACACCTTCCTCTACCAACTGCCGGGCACGGCCCAGCCGTGCTCCTCGGcctcctcctcagcctcctccACATCCTCATCGTCAGCCACCTCCCCAGCCTCTGCTTCCTTCAAGTTCGAGGACTTCCAGGTGTGCGGCTGCTACCCTGGCACGCTGAGCGGCCCCCTGGACGAGACCCTGTCCTCCAGCGGCTCTGACTACTATGGCAGTCCCTGCTCTGCACCGTCACCATCCAGCTTCCAGCCGCCCCAGCTCTCTCCCTGGGATGGCTCCTTCGGCCCCTTCTCGCCAAGCCAGACTTATGAAGGCCTGCGGGCATGGGCAGAGCAGCTGCCCAAGGCTTCTGGGCACCCCCAGCCACCGGCCTTCTTTTCCTTCAGCCCTCCCCCCGGCCCCAGTCCCAGCCTGGCACCAAGCCCCCTGAAGCTGTTCCCCTCACAGGCCGCCCACcagctgggggagggagagagctaTTCCATGCCAACAGCGTTCCCAGGCCTGGTGCCCACTTCTCCCCACCTTGATGGCTCAGGGAGGCTGGACGCACCTGTGACCTCTGCCAAGGCCCGGAGTGGGGCTCCGGGTGGAAGCGAGGGCCGCTGTGCTGTGTGTGGGGACAATGCTTCCTGCCAGCATTATGGTGTCCGCACCTGTGAGGGCTGCAAAGGCTTCTTCAAG CGCACAGTGCAGAAAAATGCCAAGTACATCTGCCTGGCTAACAAGGACTGCCCTGTGGACAAGAGGCGGCGAAACCGCTGCCAGTTCTGCCGCTTCCAGAAGTGCCTGGCCGTGGGCATGGTGAAGGAAG TTGTCCGGACAGACAGCCTGAAAGGACGGCGGGGTCGGCTCCCTTCAAAGCCCAAGCAGCCCCCAGAAACCTCCCCAGCCCACCTACTCACCTCCCTGGTCCGGGCGCACCTGGACTCAGGGCCCAGCACTTCTAAACTGGACTACTCCAAG TTCCAGGAGCTGGCGCTGCCCCACTTCGGGAAAGAGGATGCCGGGGACGTGCAGCAGTTCTACGACCTGCTCTCGGGTTCCCTGGAGGTGATCCGCAAGTGGGCCGAGAAAATCCCTGGCTTTGCCGAACTGTCTCCCGGAGACCAGGACCTGCTGCTGGAGTCTGCCTTTTTGGAGCTCTTTATCCTCCGTCTGGCCTACCG GTCTAAACCAGCCGAGGGGAAGCTCATCTTCTGCTCAGGCCTGGTGCTGCACCGCCTGCAATGTGCCCGTGGCTTCGGGGACTGGATCGACAGCATCTTGGCCTTCTCTCGCTCCCTGCACAGCTTGGTGGTAGACATCCCTGCCTTCGCCTGCCTCTCCGCGCTTGTCCTCATCACAG ACCGGCACGGGCTGCAGGAGCCTCGCCGGGTAGAGGAGCTGCAGAACCGCATTGCCAGCTGCCTGAAGGAGCACGTCTCGGCCGAGGCGGGTGAGCCCCAGCCGGCCAGCTGCCTGTCACGCCTGCTGGGCAAGCTGCCCGAGCTGCGGACCCTGTGCACCCAGGGCTTGCAGCGCATCTTCTACCTCAAGCTGGAGGACTTGGTGCCCCCTCCACCCATCGTCGACAAGATCTTTATGGACACTCTGCCCTTCTGA